The genomic interval GTCCGTCGCTGCAGTCTCAGCTTTATGATCTTCATCAGCGTGCTCACCGCCAGCGTGCTCGTGATCGGCATGTTCACCACCATCGTGCGCTGCCGACGCGTGAGTTTCATCGTGACCGCCACTTTCCAGAATTGTCCCCAGGTAAACACCGCCAAAGAAACTGAGGCAAACGACCAACAATGGCTTTGCCACGGCGACGTGGAACTCATTCTTGCGGAAAAACGAAATCACCAACCAGATCAGCACACCAATGGTCGCCACTGCAAATGGAGCACAAATGTAGGCAAGGTAGTTAGGTGCGTCGGGAGATTCCGGTTGACCATAAGTGAACAATCCTGCTGGCAACAAACCAAGGTGCCACTTGTGAGAATATTCAATGGCCTTTACGCCCAAGAAAACCATCGCACAGGACAACGTCGTCGCCAGCAGCGCGGTCAGCTTCTTGTGCTCCTCCAGTTGCGCACATCGGACGGCCCAAGCCATCGTCAGTGAGCTGAACAGCAGCACGCCGGTGTTGATCGCACCGAGTTTGGTGTTCAAGAACTGGCTACAGCCCTCGAAAACGTCTGGGCGTAACGACCGAAAGATCGCGTATGCACAGAACATCCCGCTGAAGAACAGGATTTCGGTAACGAGGAAAAGCCACATGCCGAGCTTTCCACTATCGAACTGCTGTTCCGGCGTGTCAAAGTGGTGGGCCAGAAACGAAGGGTGATCATGATCGTGGCCATGGTCATCTCCGTGAGCATGGTCGGTAATCTGATCCGCTGGTGTGGTAGCCATGTGGTCGGAATTTAGAGGAAATTGTGGTGAGTCAAATCAACCGAGCTGAATCGTTTTCGCTCGGTTGAGGAATCTAGCTGGCGATCATCCCAAGGACCGCCCAATTAGTGGCCGTCCCGGGAAATCTTGTTCATTATCTACGATGTCGTCACGGTCGGCTTCTCAGTCGGCGTGACCTCTCGCTTGGGTTCGATCCTGACATAACGCTCGTTCTCAGCATCCCATTCGATGTTGCCGAACTCGTACGGGTCGCCGACCACTGGTGGACGCTCAAAGTTGTAAAACGGTGGTGGGCTGGTGCAATTCCACTCCAGCGTTGCTCCGCCCCAAGGGTTGGCGGGTGCACGCTTGCCTTTGTAGAGCGACACCAACAGCACGATCAATGCGACGAGCAATCCAAAGCCAAGCAGCATTGCACCATAGGTACTCATCTGATGCAGACCCGCAAACTCGGGATCGTACGTTGCATAACGTCGCGGCATCCCTCGTGATCCGAGGATGAACTGAGGCAAGAACGTCAAGTTGAAACCGAGGAAGATCAGGAGGGCGGAAACCTGACCACCCAATTCGTTGTACATCCGTCCGAACATCTTGGGCCACCAGTGGAACACGCCGCCCAAGAAGGCGACCAGTGTCCCGCCGACCATCACGTAGTGGAAGTGAGCGACGACGAAATACGTGTCGTGCAAGTGTTGGTCGGTCGCCAGGGTTCCCAAGTGCAGACCGGTCAGTCCCCCGATGGTGAACAGAAAGATGAAAGCAATAGCAAAGCACATCGGCGTGGTCAGGCTAATCGAACCCTTCCACATCGTCGCCAACCAGTTGAAAACCTTGATCGCCGACGGCACCGAGACGGTGAAGGTCAACGCGCTGAAGATGATCGTCGTCACCGGGCTCATTCCGGCGGTGAACATGTGGTGTCCCCAGACCAAGAATCCCAGCAACGCGATCGCGATGGACGAGTAGGCGATGAAGCGATATCCGAAGATTCGTTTGTGACTGTGCACGCTGATCAGATCGCTGATGATCCCGAATGCGGGCAAAATCATGATGTAAACAGCGGGGTGGCTGTAGAACCAGAAAAAGTGCTGGAACGTCACCGGGTCGCCGTTGTATTCCGGATCAAAGATCCCGATGTGCATCGTTCGCTCCGCAATCAACAGCAGGAGCGTGATACCCAGAACAGGCGTCGCCAACACTTGGATGATACTGGTCGCGTAGGTCGCCCACAAAAACAACGGCATGCGGAACCAGCTCATTCCCGGCGGACGCATGGTGTTGATGGTCACGATGAAGTTCAATCCGGTAAAGATCGAGCTGAACCCGAGGATGAACGCACCGGTGGTGGCCAAGATCACCGAACTGTCAGTGGTTGTGCTGTAGGGAGTGTAGAACGTCCAACCCGTGTCCAATCCACTGGCCAACAAAGCACTGATGAAGAACAACGCGCCGAAGACCCACAGGTAAAAACTGCTGAGGTTCAGTCGCGGAAATGCGACGTCTTTTGCTCCCAGCATCACCGGCACCAGGAAGTTCCCCAATGCGGCCGGAATACTCGGGATGATGAACAGGAACACCATGATCGCGCCGTGAAGCGTGAACACTTGGTTGTAGACATCATTGGTGGCTTCACGTCCGGTGATCCATTTAAAGATCCCCATCTGCAAGAACCAACCGTCCGGGTTCATCAGGTGAAAGCGAATGAACAAGGCCAACACGCCAGCGATCGCAAACGCAGCGGTCACACCGATCAGGTACATCACGCCGATGCGTTTATGGTCGAGCGTGAACATCCAACTGAGAACTCCCTTGGAGTTCGTCAGATAGTTCTCTCGTTCCGTCGGGAAGCCTGGGTCACTGACTTCGTGACCCTTTGGAATCGATCCTGCAGACATCGCTATTGCCTCGTTGATTGAACCCGACGTTTGGGCGTCGGACACATTCGAAATTCTTTTATGTGTGATCAGCCGACCGTCGTCCGCTGAATGTTTTGTTTATCTTCTTCGTTTGACCCGACACCGAAATCATCCGGCATCGGACTGTCCAAGTCACTCTGCTGTGTCTTCTTTGACGGCGTCTTCTTTGACGGTGTCCTTTTGGCCAGCAGCGGCAGCATCGGGGCTCTGAGCCTTGATGAATTCTACCAAGCTGGCGATATCGTCATCGCTCAACTGTCCTTTGTAGCTGGGCATGACCGGCTGATACCCGGCCGCAACCTTGGCTTTGGGGTACAAGATCGATTCGCGGAGGTAATTCTCGTCGACCGTTACCGCGTCTCCGGAAGCCAACGACCGCTGGGTGCCGAAGCTTCCCTGGTAACTCGGTCCGACTTGTTTGCTGCCGTCCAATGAGTGGCATCCCTTGCAGTTGCGTCGTGCGTACAGCTTTTCGCCGTACGAAACGAGCGACTCATCATCACCACGAGCACTGTATTTCTTGATCCAAGCATCGAGGTCTTCCTGCGTCTCGTGGACGACAACGACCGTTTGCATTTGCGAGTGGTCTTTGCCGCAGTACTCCGTGCAGTAAAGGTCATAGAACTTGTAGCCATCGGGGGTGAACTGCGCGTCGTCATAGTTCCAACCAGCACCCGCTTTCTTAAATTCTTCCGCCTTCTTTTCCACCTCAGCCGGGTCCACCTTTTCACTGGCGATGGTCGGGTTGAACCACATGTAGCTGTAACGCCCCGGCACGACATCTTTCTTCACTCGGAACGACGGGATGTACAAACTGTGGATGACGTCACTGCTACGCATCGTCAGCTTTGTCGGCTGGTTGACCAGCACATGCAACTCGGGGTGGTAGACACCCGACCCGTAGTCCATCGTCCAGCCCCATTTGAAGGCCTGAACGCCGATGTTGTACGCGCCCTCTGGGACGGTCCGCTGGTCAAGAAAGCCCTTGGCGCCGACGTAGAACATTGCAATCAGCAGGAAACAGGGACCAACCGACCAAACCAACTCGATGGCTGTGTTGTGGTCGATCTGGCTTTCCGCCTTTCCGCCCTTGGGCTTACGGTACTTCACCGAGAACCAAGCGAGCGCCGCTACAATTCCGACGAAGAAGAAAACGCAAGTCCAAGTGATGAACCAAAAGATTCCATCACTCTGCTCGGAAAATGTCGAAGCAGACTCGGGGAACCAGTCGAATTTGCTTTGGACCTGATCGCTGAAGAGCATCATTGATTTGGTCATGTTCTATAGGGCGTGAAAGTTGAGTTGGTTTGTGAATGGTCGCAAGCCAGTTGCTTGCGGTGTGTTTGATTCAATAGGTTCTATACAGGATCAGGTGTCGGCACTGTTTCGGTTTCGTCCGCGGCGGTTCGCTTGCGTCCGACCCAGTAGGGGACCAAGCAAATCAGCATGATGACCAGGAATCCTGCACCGCAGATTCGCATGATTTTCCATGCGGCCGGCGTGTAGGAATTCGACTGGGGATCGTAGCTGTAGCACCACAGGATGAACTGATCGACGGGCGAACCCACCGTCCCCTCTCCGGCTTCCACCAACGCGAGTTTGATCTGGTCGGCGGGGAAATCGATGTCCAACGAGTAGCGAGTGATGACTCCGGTGGGAGACACAAACGCCAGCATCGCCGGATGGTTGTATTGTTTGTTGACTCGGTCGTACTTGTATCGAAAACCGAGCGTGTCGGCGATTTGGGTGATGATCGGCTGTTTAGCCGTACAAAACACCCAGCCCGATTCGGCCTCAGGCTGGTTGTTCAGATCATCCAAGTAACGTGCTTTGGTTTCCGCGATTCGTTGTGTCGTCTCGGTCGGATCGATGCTCAAAGTCAGGATGCGGAAATCCGTCCCGAGTTTCAGATCCAATTTGCCAAGCGCTGACGTCAACTTGTTGAGCTGAATGCTGCACAGCATCGGACAGTTGCTGTAGTTGAGCGTAACGATCGTCGGCAGCTTTCCGTCAAACACGTAGCCGGTCTTGATCGCCCGCCCATTGGAGTCCGTGATCGGTAAGTCCAAGCGAATCGTTTTGCCCAAGTTCTGGTCCACCGTCACGCCTTGAGCCTCCGGCGGCAGCCCATTGTTCAACGCGATGTCGGCACCCATACGGGCTTGATCCTGAGCCATCAAGTTGCCTGAAACGCTCAGGGCGCAAACACAGCCGCAGATCGCTGCCATGGCAACGAATCGATGAAACCGCTGACTCATTCCGGTGGAATGACTCGCGCGGCGATCAGGCTGCGTCTGGTTGACTCTCATTCTCTTTCTTTGATTCATCCGCTGAATTTGCTGACTGACTCTCCTGAACCGCCAACTCCATGGCCTCTTCGATCGGAATCACTACGTTGCCTGTCTCGGCATCCACGCCGTAACCCGAGATCGACTCCATCTGCGTGGCGAGGATCGAGTTTTGTGTCTCGTAGCTGCTTTGTTCCGATTTGAGTTTTGCGGTCGATTCCACCATGTGGTAATACACGACTTGAACCGCTAAAGCGGTCACCGCCGTCACAACCACGGAGGCGATTCCGACCCCGAAGATTCGTTTGACGTCCAGATCGTCGTACTTTGCCATTTTCTATGCCTGATGTTTATCTATGTTCGTGAATCTTTGTCACTCGCTGCGGCTTGTTGCCGCAGCGTTTATTGCGTGACGTGAATCCTCTAAATGTTCTCAAATCCAATCGATTCTGCCAAACGCGGGTCACGGGCAGCGATCACGCGGGTGGAACTCGCTAATTTTAGGATCAGTCCGATGATCAGGCCGACCATCCCGACAACGCACATCAGGCTGCCGATGACTCCCACAGCTCCCCCGAATGTCGGCACGGTGTGGACCACTTCGCCGTCAATGAATAACGCACGTGCTTCCGGCATCACGATCCAGTAGATGTCGATGAAGTGTACGATCAGGATGTATGCGGCCCAAAAGGCGACCAAGTTTGGATTTCGTCGAACGTGACGGCTCATCGTTCCCAGGAACGGGATGATCCAATGGAACACGATCAGTGCGATGGACAGGTATCCGAACCCACCGTGCTGGCGGGAGTAGAACCATTCGGTTTCCTCTGGGATGTTGCCGTACCAAATCAGCAGGTATTGGCTGAACGAGATGTAAGTCCAGAAGAAAACAAATCCGAAGATGTACTTTCCAAGGTCGTGGTAGTGCTCCACGGTGACCTCGTCCTTGATCGCCCCGGATCGCTGCAGCACGTAGGCACCCAACGCGATGGCACAGTGAGCGGACAGGATGCCGCCGGCAAAGATGTAGACGCCGAACATGGTGGAGAACCACATCGGTGCGAGGCTCATCCCCCAATCAAAGGCTGCGAAGGAAAGCGACAATGCGAAAGCCATCGTCGCCGGTCCGCTCCAGTATTGCATGCGGTCGGTTGCGGCACGCTCGCCGGTCTCATCTTGGCCGACGCTGCCTTTCCAGAAGTAAAGTGCCAGACCAATCCAGATGGTGAAGTAAACGACGGCTCGCAAAGTAAACCAGCCGGCATTCAGGTAACTCGACTTTGCTTTCCAGACTGATTCTGCAACACCAGCGTCTTGCCCAAATGTTTCACTCGTCCAAGCGTACAAGCCGCCCCAGTAAACACCAACCAAGATCGGCACGAAAAGAAACGCCAGCGGGATGACCATGAACATCAGGAATTCCGCGATGCGGCGAACCACGACGCTCCAGCCTGCTCTTGCCAGGTGTTGGATCAAGACGAAGAACATGCCGCCCATCGCGATGGTCAAGCAGTACAGGAACGCCGTCAAGTAAGCCGAGTATCCAAACCGAGGCATCGTGTCATCGGTCTGTGCCATCATTGCGACTGCCATCCCAATCACGAGCAAAACGAGCCCGCCGATACAAAGGGGAATGGCGAGACCGGCCAAACGTTCTGGAAGTTTGAACGCAGGATCGTCTGCTGGTTTCACGGTTACTGCAGCGTGTTCACTCATGGTTATGGCCGCCGGATACTCCGGCTCAGTTGTGTTCGGTTACCGGGCAGTTGCTCGGAGGCGAACCAGTTGCAATGGGTGGTGAATATAGGAAAGGAAACAAATCGTTCGGGTCAAACTGCGGGCTAGTTGCCATCCGCAGATTCAGGGGCTTCGTCGTCACCGGATTCTGCCGGAGCATCTTCTTCGGCTGGCTTCTCGCCGTCGGCTGGCTCTTCGGTCGATTCAGGTTTTTCGTCAGCAGGCTTTTCTTCAGCCGCTTTCTTTTCAGCTTCGGCCTTTTCAGCGGCAGCTTTCTCCTCAGCAGCCTTCTTCTCTGCTGCAGCTTTTTCAGCGGCAGCTTTTTCCTCAGCAGCCTTTTCGGCGGCCATCTTTTCTTCGGCAGCCTTCTTTTCAGCAGCCGCTTTCTCGGCAGCCATCTTCTCAGCCTCGGCCTTCTCAGCGGCTGCTTTTTCTTCAGCGGCTTTCTTTTCCGCAGCTGCTTTCTCGGCAGCCATCTTCTCAGCAGCCGCTTTCTCAGCAGCAGCCTTTTCTTCGGCGGCTTTCTTCTCAGCAGCAGCCTTCTCTGCCGCCATCTTTTCAGCAGCGGCCTTTTCGTCAGCAGCTTTCTTCTCTGCGGCAGCCTTTTCAGCAGCCATCTTCTCAGCAGCAGCTTTCTCTTCTGCTGCCTTTGCCGCGAGTGCTTCCGGTGTCGACGCGGCTGCCTTCTCGGCTTCCGCTTTTTCTGCCGCAGCCTTCTCCGCAGCAGCTTTCAATGCAGCATCGACGGTTGCTTTCTTTTTCTCGATTTCGGCCTTCATATTTGGAGGCACCAAGTCCATCGATCCGTTCTGACTCTTCTGCAGAGCGCGGACGTAAGCGACGATCGCCCAACGGTCACGCAACTTGATTTGTGACGCGTAACCCGGCATTTTGCGGATGCCGTTGCTGATGGTGCTGAACAGCTTTCCATCGGGATACTTGTCGCTAAACAGCGTGTCCTGGTGCATCGACGCGGGTGGAACCCAAGTGTCGGCCATGATCTGTTGAGCACGGCGATTGACCAACCCATTTCCCTTTCCGTCGGCTCCGTGGCAGACGGCACAGTAAATGTTGAATTGCTGCTGCCCACGCTCCATCAGTTCCGCATCGACCGTGACGGGATTCTCGGTCAACCACGGTGTCGTTTCCATGACCGACGGAGCTTCCGCAGCCGGCGGCTGCTCGGCACCTTGCGTGTAAAACGCGACCAGACGTTCGGCACGCTCGGAATCGGACGCAAGCAATTTTTGCATGTCGATACCAAACTGCATATCGAGGTTCTCGTCAAACTGACCGCGAGCAACAGTGCCGGGCACATCGGGACGCATGGCACGGCTGTCTGCGAACAGTGACGTGGTCTGTTGGGCATCTCGCGAAGGCGAAAAGTCCATGTCATAGAAAATGTGGAACCGAGGCTGGCTGCTCGTCGTCACTCGCATTTTCAACACGATCAGCAACGGGATGACCGACGCGGCGACCGACAGTCCCCAAACCATGTAGATGAAACGCGGCACTTTCTTGGGCGAGTCATCCTCAACGACTTCGTTGATGTACTGACTGCCTGTCGCGTCAAACAGCTTCCTCACTCCAGCGGAGTTGTAACGCTCGTCTTTGGCGTCGATGTACAGAAAGAACCGGTCGTCGGTCGCACGATCGAATCGTGGATCGGTGAACACGGGATTGCTGAACTTGGGCAGTCCGTTGAGCGCCCACATCCCAAAGAATGTTCCAAAGGACGCGAGCAAAATCGTCAACTCGAACGCGACAGGCATGAATGCCGGCAGCGAAATGTAAGGTTTGCCCGAGATGATGTACGGGTAGTCGATCGAGTTCATCCAGATCTGCATCACCAAGGCGATGGCGGTCCCGGTCAAACCCGCGGCAAGTGCGATCCATGGCAAGATCGTCGGCTTGATCCCCAACGCTTTGTCGATTCCGTGAACGGGAAACGGCGTGAACGCGTCGGTCTTGGTGTATCCGGCTTCGCGGACACGGTTACAGGCGTCCAACAAAGAATCCACCGTGGTGAATTCGGCCATCATGCCGTGGACAGTCGTTTCGGTTTTTTTCTCAGACATCGTATTGTCAGTGTGGTTTGAAAATCAAACGACCCTTAGTGATCTCCGTGCTTGTGCGACATGTGAATTTGCTTGGCCAAGGTGGCTTTGGTCTCCGCCATGTTGATGACGGGCATCAAGCGACAGAACAGCAAAAACAGTGTGAAGAACAATCCGAATGATCCGATCAACATCGACCAGTCGACCCACGTCGGAGTGAAGTAGGCCCAGGCACTGGGCAAGTAATCTCGCGAAAGGCTGGTCACGACGATCACAAATCGTTCGAACCACATTCCGATGTTGACGAAGATACAAATCAAGACAATCAGCCATGGCGTTGTCCTGCATTTCTTGAACCAGAACAATTGGGGGCTGATCACGTTGCAGGTGACCATGGTCCAGTAAGCCCACCAGTACGGGCCAAACGCACGGTTGGTGAACGCGAACTGTTCTTCGCCGACTTGGCCGTACCACGCGATGAAGAACTCGGTCCCGTATGCCAAACCGACGATCGAACCCGTCGCCAGGATGATTTTGCACATGTTGTCCATGTGTCGAACCGTGATCAGTTTTTCCAGACCCAACATCGAGCGGGCGGGTACCATCAGCGTCAGCACCATGGCGAAACCGCTGAAGATCGCACCGGCGACGAAGTAAGGTGGGAAGATCGTCGTGTGCCACCCGGGAACCTGCGAAACCGCGAAGTCAAAGGACACGATCGTGTGCACCGAAAGCACCAGCGGGGCGGCGAATGCAGCCAACAACGCATACGCTTTTTCATAACGCATCCAGTGACGCGACGAACCGCTCCAGCCAAGGCACAGGATTCCGTAAGCCATGCGACGCCATTTGTTGGTCGATCGATCGCGGAACGTTGCCAAGTCCGGCACCATCCCCATGTACCAGAACAACAGCGAAACGGTTCCGTACGTGCTGACCGCGAAGACGTCCCACAGCAGTGGGCTGCGGAATTGGGGCCACATCCACAGGTTCAAACTGGGATAGGGCGCCAACCAGAATGCCAACCAAGCACGACCGACGTGGATACCCGGGAAAGTTCCCGCACAGGCGACCGCGAAGATCGTCATGGCCTCGGCCGCGCGGTTGATGCTGGTCCGCCATTCTTGTCGGAACAGATACAAAATCGCACTGATCAAGGTTCCGGCGTGACCGATACCGACCCAGAACACGAAGTTCACGATGGGCCAGCCCCAGAAGATGGGCGAACGGTTGCCCCAAACCCCGACACCGGTGTAGATCAAGTACGCGATACAGAGGCCGAGCCACTGCAGCAATGCGAACGAGATCAGGAAACCGATCACCCAACCCTTGCTGGGCGGACGCTCGGCAACCTGGCACACCGACTCGGTGATATCGTGGTACGTCGTTTCACCGAGAACAAGCGGGGCTCGTTCTCCTGGGCGTTCGACGGTGTTGTCCAATCCGTTTGGAATGGCTAGTGACATGATGGATTAGCGGTTAGCTGTGGGCGTTAAGCAAATTGCAATGACGTCGTGCGACCGACCGAACTGGCTTCGATAAAAAACCAAATTCGATCAAGTCCTTCTTTTCTCTACTCTTTGTTCTCGTTTGCCGGCTTCTCAGCGGCGGCACCCTCACCGGCTTCTGCCGTTGAGTGTCCTTCAGCGGGATGATCGTGGCCGTCTGCGGCCGAGTCGTGGCCGTCACCACGGTGTGCGTCCGCGCCATGGTCGTCATGGCCATGTTTGTGCGAATGCAGATCGTTGAAGTCCTCGATCTGCTTCATCGTCCACAAACGACGGTGCGGATTGCGGACGCGTGCCAAGTACTCGGTTCGTGGCTTGACGTTGAGTTGTTCCAGCATTCCATAAGCACGCTCGTTGGCTTGCTTTTTGGAAACCGCAGACTCCGCATCGGCAACATTACCGAAATCGATCGCGTTGGTCGGACAGGCAGACTGACAAGCCGTGATGACGTCGCCGTCGGCGATTCGCCGGCCTGCGACGCGAGCCGCGATCTTGCCCTTTTCGACTCGTTGGATGCAGTAGGTACACTTTTCCATCACACCGCGGCCACGCACGGTGACGTCGGGATTAAGTACCAACGACTGCAGCTTGCGGTTCGCTTTATCGATGTTCGATTCGTAAGCATCGATGCCGTAGCCGACGCCGACGTCTTCGTTGTAATTGAAGTAGTTGAATCGGCGGACTTTGAAGGGACAGTTATTGGCACAGTAACGCGTGCCGATACAGCGGTTGTAAGCCATCGCATTGATGCCTTCCTCCGTGTGAACCGTCGCAGCCACCGGGCATACTTGTTCACAAGGAGCGGTTTCGCAGTGCACACAAGCCATTGGCTGGTGAACCACATCCGCGTTGTCTTCGTCACCTTGGAAATAACGATCGATTCGCAGCCAGTGCATTTCACGGCTGTTCTTGACTTGCTCTTTGCCGACGATCGGAACGTTGTTCTCGCTTTGACAAGCGATCACGCAAGCGTTGCACCCGATGCACTTGGTCAAGTCGATCGCCATGCCCCACTGGGGAAGGAAGCTCAGTTCAGGATCACGCTCGATCGCGACGATCGGCTCGGTGTGCAGCGACTGGTGGTCACCGACCTTGGGAACGTGCGGGCCCTTGGCACTGGCGAAGTCCGGCAGCTTCTTCATCAGATCCGCGGTTCCTTCGCGAATCAGCGAGAAACTACGTCGCTCGGTTTCGTCACGACCACGCTCATCGATCGCCCAGTGATCCTGGGTGGTCGCAAACTCGTACTCGGAATAATTCGGACGGCCCTCGACTTTGTACGCGATGTGCATCGCGTCTTTGGTGCGGATCGGCGAAACATCGACACCCACGACATCGACATCGTACGCTGGGTATCCACCAACCATGCCGACTCGGGTACGTCCGTATCCGATTGCCGCAGTCACGACACCGGGCGCACAGCCTGGAATCAGGAACACCGGCAACTGAATCTTTGCCCCGTCGCGTCGCAACGTGACCGTTTGTTCGTGCGTGATCTGGAGTTTTTCAGCCGTCGCAGGGCTCATGACGGCGGCGTTGTCCCACACCAGCTTGGTCACCGAGTGAGGCATCTCTTGCAGCCACGCGTTGTTGGCGAATCGGCCATCATAGAGCGCCTCCGAGGGCGTGAAGATGACTTCGATGTCATCCTGGTTGATGTCTTTTCGTTCCAGCGCCACTGGAGCTTCCTTGGGCAACTCAGGTGCCTTGCCGGTCACCTTCATCTCGCTCGCGTCGGGCTTGATCTCATCCAAGAATCCGTCGTGCAACAATTTTCGCCACTCACGCTCGCTCAGCGATTCACCACGTATGACGTCAGCAGATCGACGAACGATCTTGGAGCCTTCCGTCACGTCGGCGTCCAGCATGCCGGCGATCAACTCGCAAGCCGTGCGTCCACCCATCAAGGGCAGGATCTGCGGTTGGCAAACGCCGTAGTGACCGTCGGGAGTGACCACGTCGCCCCACGACTCCAGCGGGTGAGCCAACGGCAGCGACCACGTGCACAACGCGGCGGTCTCGTCGTCGTAGTCACCCAAGTAAATTGAGTTCTCGATCGTCTTCAGGGCGTCACCAAAGGCGATGTCACTGGGGGCGGTCGCGACAGGATTGTTGCCCAAGATCAGCAACGTTTGCACTTTGCCGTCGGTCATCTTGCTCGTCAGTTCGTCCAGCGAAACCGTCGTCAAGTCGCCGTCGATTTCGGGGGCAAACTTCTGAATCGTTCCGAGTGAACCAAGTTTCTCGTTCATCGCGATGCCGGCCGCGACCATGTCCGCACCCAAGGCTTCGCCGACCACCACCACCGCCTCACCGTCACCGGCCTCGGCAATGTCATGGGACAAAACATCCAGGAATCGCTCCAGTCGCTCGGCAGCCGTGACCTTTGGATCATTGAACGCAAGTTCTTCCGCAGGATGGTCGTGTGAGCCGCCGCCCTTGAGCTGTTCCACTCGCAGCGCCAAGTCCGACAGGAAGGCCGGCATTTGGCTGGGGCGAAGCGCCAAACGCGAGTCCGCCATCGTCCCCGTCGCCGTGTAGCCGCCTTCGACGACATACATGCGACTCATCATGCCTTCGTCTGGATCGCGATTGGCCGCGTATCCTTTGGCGTTGGCCAGGAAA from Stieleria varia carries:
- a CDS encoding cytochrome c oxidase subunit 3, which gives rise to MATTPADQITDHAHGDDHGHDHDHPSFLAHHFDTPEQQFDSGKLGMWLFLVTEILFFSGMFCAYAIFRSLRPDVFEGCSQFLNTKLGAINTGVLLFSSLTMAWAVRCAQLEEHKKLTALLATTLSCAMVFLGVKAIEYSHKWHLGLLPAGLFTYGQPESPDAPNYLAYICAPFAVATIGVLIWLVISFFRKNEFHVAVAKPLLVVCLSFFGGVYLGTILESGGHDETHASAAHDGGEHADHEHAGGEHADEDHKAETAATDVAGSVNEELSVQERLAKDATNTGLASEIDALDTQSQLADGSVLYHNTKATATIDEVPEDVLTPSKAGLFFSIYYCMTGVHAIHILAGIGVLVWLLVRSVRHDFNRQYFGPVDYVGLYWHLVDLIWIYLFPLLYLIR
- a CDS encoding quinol:electron acceptor oxidoreductase subunit ActD, with translation MSEKKTETTVHGMMAEFTTVDSLLDACNRVREAGYTKTDAFTPFPVHGIDKALGIKPTILPWIALAAGLTGTAIALVMQIWMNSIDYPYIISGKPYISLPAFMPVAFELTILLASFGTFFGMWALNGLPKFSNPVFTDPRFDRATDDRFFLYIDAKDERYNSAGVRKLFDATGSQYINEVVEDDSPKKVPRFIYMVWGLSVAASVIPLLIVLKMRVTTSSQPRFHIFYDMDFSPSRDAQQTTSLFADSRAMRPDVPGTVARGQFDENLDMQFGIDMQKLLASDSERAERLVAFYTQGAEQPPAAEAPSVMETTPWLTENPVTVDAELMERGQQQFNIYCAVCHGADGKGNGLVNRRAQQIMADTWVPPASMHQDTLFSDKYPDGKLFSTISNGIRKMPGYASQIKLRDRWAIVAYVRALQKSQNGSMDLVPPNMKAEIEKKKATVDAALKAAAEKAAAEKAEAEKAAASTPEALAAKAAEEKAAAEKMAAEKAAAEKKAADEKAAAEKMAAEKAAAEKKAAEEKAAAEKAAAEKMAAEKAAAEKKAAEEKAAAEKAEAEKMAAEKAAAEKKAAEEKMAAEKAAEEKAAAEKAAAEKKAAEEKAAAEKAEAEKKAAEEKPADEKPESTEEPADGEKPAEEDAPAESGDDEAPESADGN
- a CDS encoding cytochrome c oxidase subunit II; protein product: MTKSMMLFSDQVQSKFDWFPESASTFSEQSDGIFWFITWTCVFFFVGIVAALAWFSVKYRKPKGGKAESQIDHNTAIELVWSVGPCFLLIAMFYVGAKGFLDQRTVPEGAYNIGVQAFKWGWTMDYGSGVYHPELHVLVNQPTKLTMRSSDVIHSLYIPSFRVKKDVVPGRYSYMWFNPTIASEKVDPAEVEKKAEEFKKAGAGWNYDDAQFTPDGYKFYDLYCTEYCGKDHSQMQTVVVVHETQEDLDAWIKKYSARGDDESLVSYGEKLYARRNCKGCHSLDGSKQVGPSYQGSFGTQRSLASGDAVTVDENYLRESILYPKAKVAAGYQPVMPSYKGQLSDDDIASLVEFIKAQSPDAAAAGQKDTVKEDAVKEDTAE
- a CDS encoding cytochrome c oxidase subunit I, with the translated sequence MSAGSIPKGHEVSDPGFPTERENYLTNSKGVLSWMFTLDHKRIGVMYLIGVTAAFAIAGVLALFIRFHLMNPDGWFLQMGIFKWITGREATNDVYNQVFTLHGAIMVFLFIIPSIPAALGNFLVPVMLGAKDVAFPRLNLSSFYLWVFGALFFISALLASGLDTGWTFYTPYSTTTDSSVILATTGAFILGFSSIFTGLNFIVTINTMRPPGMSWFRMPLFLWATYATSIIQVLATPVLGITLLLLIAERTMHIGIFDPEYNGDPVTFQHFFWFYSHPAVYIMILPAFGIISDLISVHSHKRIFGYRFIAYSSIAIALLGFLVWGHHMFTAGMSPVTTIIFSALTFTVSVPSAIKVFNWLATMWKGSISLTTPMCFAIAFIFLFTIGGLTGLHLGTLATDQHLHDTYFVVAHFHYVMVGGTLVAFLGGVFHWWPKMFGRMYNELGGQVSALLIFLGFNLTFLPQFILGSRGMPRRYATYDPEFAGLHQMSTYGAMLLGFGLLVALIVLLVSLYKGKRAPANPWGGATLEWNCTSPPPFYNFERPPVVGDPYEFGNIEWDAENERYVRIEPKREVTPTEKPTVTTS
- the nrfD gene encoding NrfD/PsrC family molybdoenzyme membrane anchor subunit, coding for MSLAIPNGLDNTVERPGERAPLVLGETTYHDITESVCQVAERPPSKGWVIGFLISFALLQWLGLCIAYLIYTGVGVWGNRSPIFWGWPIVNFVFWVGIGHAGTLISAILYLFRQEWRTSINRAAEAMTIFAVACAGTFPGIHVGRAWLAFWLAPYPSLNLWMWPQFRSPLLWDVFAVSTYGTVSLLFWYMGMVPDLATFRDRSTNKWRRMAYGILCLGWSGSSRHWMRYEKAYALLAAFAAPLVLSVHTIVSFDFAVSQVPGWHTTIFPPYFVAGAIFSGFAMVLTLMVPARSMLGLEKLITVRHMDNMCKIILATGSIVGLAYGTEFFIAWYGQVGEEQFAFTNRAFGPYWWAYWTMVTCNVISPQLFWFKKCRTTPWLIVLICIFVNIGMWFERFVIVVTSLSRDYLPSAWAYFTPTWVDWSMLIGSFGLFFTLFLLFCRLMPVINMAETKATLAKQIHMSHKHGDH
- a CDS encoding SCO family protein, producing the protein MRVNQTQPDRRASHSTGMSQRFHRFVAMAAICGCVCALSVSGNLMAQDQARMGADIALNNGLPPEAQGVTVDQNLGKTIRLDLPITDSNGRAIKTGYVFDGKLPTIVTLNYSNCPMLCSIQLNKLTSALGKLDLKLGTDFRILTLSIDPTETTQRIAETKARYLDDLNNQPEAESGWVFCTAKQPIITQIADTLGFRYKYDRVNKQYNHPAMLAFVSPTGVITRYSLDIDFPADQIKLALVEAGEGTVGSPVDQFILWCYSYDPQSNSYTPAAWKIMRICGAGFLVIMLICLVPYWVGRKRTAADETETVPTPDPV